In Agrobacterium sp. RAC06, a single window of DNA contains:
- a CDS encoding urease accessory protein UreD has protein sequence MHANKQTRQQRAVGVGRLVTKSLGGRTRIAELYQEGAAKIRLPESFTDELEAVTINTAGGITGGDQFDWSFRAGPGCFLTATTQACEKIYKASAGTGQITTRIEVGEGAKMHWLPQESILFDNASLTRRLEVDLAEDAEFLAVEAILLGRKAMGEAMNAGLVRDRWRIRRGGQLLHAEELKLEGDVANLVASPAVLAGRVAFATLIFVSPRAEALIRPIREQIGEEMGGVSHWQGKLVARVAASDGFALRKILLPVISALRGGASVPKVWNL, from the coding sequence GTGCACGCGAACAAGCAAACCAGACAGCAACGCGCCGTCGGTGTCGGACGACTTGTGACAAAGTCGCTCGGCGGGCGTACGCGCATCGCCGAGCTTTATCAGGAAGGGGCGGCCAAGATCCGCCTTCCTGAGAGTTTCACCGACGAGCTCGAAGCGGTGACGATCAACACTGCGGGCGGTATTACTGGTGGCGACCAGTTCGACTGGAGCTTTCGCGCCGGTCCGGGATGTTTCCTCACCGCGACCACGCAGGCCTGTGAGAAGATCTACAAGGCCTCTGCCGGTACCGGCCAGATCACCACGCGGATCGAGGTGGGCGAGGGCGCCAAAATGCATTGGCTGCCACAGGAAAGCATTCTCTTCGACAACGCCTCGCTGACGCGCCGGCTGGAGGTCGACCTCGCCGAGGATGCCGAATTCTTGGCCGTCGAGGCGATCCTGCTCGGGCGCAAGGCCATGGGGGAGGCGATGAATGCGGGTCTGGTTCGCGACCGCTGGCGGATCCGCCGCGGAGGTCAGCTTTTGCATGCCGAAGAGCTGAAGCTCGAGGGGGATGTCGCTAACCTTGTGGCGTCCCCGGCGGTACTTGCCGGACGCGTGGCCTTTGCGACTCTCATCTTCGTCAGCCCGCGTGCCGAAGCGCTGATCCGCCCAATTCGTGAGCAGATCGGTGAAGAAATGGGCGGCGTAAGTCATTGGCAAGGCAAGCTTGTTGCCCGTGTGGCTGCCTCCGACGGTTTTGCCTTGAGAAAAATCCTGTTGCCCGTCATTTCGGCCTTGCGCGGGGGCGCGTCTGTGCCAAAAGTCTGGAATCTCTGA
- a CDS encoding urease subunit gamma, producing MNLTPREKDKLLIAMAAMVARRRLERGVKLNYPEAIALITDFVVEGARDGRAVADLMEAGAHVITRDQVMEGIAEMIHDVQIEATFPDGTKLVTVHEPIR from the coding sequence ATGAATCTGACGCCGCGGGAAAAGGACAAACTGCTGATCGCGATGGCCGCCATGGTCGCGCGTCGCCGGCTCGAACGGGGCGTGAAGCTCAACTATCCGGAAGCGATTGCGCTGATCACCGATTTCGTCGTCGAAGGGGCGCGCGACGGTCGCGCCGTCGCCGATCTGATGGAGGCGGGCGCGCATGTCATCACCCGCGACCAGGTGATGGAAGGCATCGCCGAGATGATCCACGACGTGCAGATCGAGGCGACGTTCCCCGACGGTACGAAACTCGTCACCGTTCACGAACCTATTCGGTGA
- a CDS encoding urease subunit beta, translating to MIPGEIIAAAGEIELNAGHPTVTLEVSNSGDRPVQVGSHYHFFETNAGLLFERDKARGMRLDIPAGTAVRFEPGQTRQVTLIPLSGKREVYGFRQQVMGSL from the coding sequence ATGATCCCCGGTGAAATCATTGCCGCCGCTGGCGAAATCGAACTGAATGCCGGACATCCGACCGTGACGCTTGAGGTCTCCAACAGCGGCGATCGCCCGGTGCAGGTCGGCAGTCACTACCACTTCTTCGAGACCAATGCCGGGCTGCTCTTCGAGCGTGACAAGGCGCGCGGCATGCGGCTCGACATTCCGGCAGGGACTGCCGTGCGCTTCGAACCCGGGCAGACGCGTCAGGTCACGCTGATCCCGCTCTCGGGCAAACGCGAAGTCTACGGTTTCCGCCAGCAGGTCATGGGCAGTCTCTGA